In Canis lupus baileyi chromosome 15, mCanLup2.hap1, whole genome shotgun sequence, one genomic interval encodes:
- the TMEM213 gene encoding transmembrane protein 213 produces MARSPRHTSAGMVRTDASLSSMKRLTSVLRAALALVLLFASFHLACLAEARNSDNSTLTTHHPDPGTLEQCPNVDFCPQAARCCHPGVDEYGWIAAAVGWSLWFLTLILLCVDKLLKLSPEEPKDLQA; encoded by the exons ATGGCACGCAGCCCTCGGCACACCTCTGCAGGGATGGTGCGGACAGATGCCTCCCTCTCCAGCATGAAGCGCCTCACCTCTGTGCTCCGGGCCGCCCTGGCCCTCGTCCTGCTCTTTGCCTCCTTCCACTTGGCTTGCTTGGCAG AAGCGAGGAACAGTGACAACTCAACCCTGACCACCCATCACCCAGACCCTGGAACCCTGGAGCAGTGCCCCA ACGTGGACTTCTGTCCCCAAGCGGCTCGCTGCTGCCACCCCGGCGTGGATGAGTATGGCTGGATCGCCGCGGCAGTTGGATGGAGCCTGTGGTTCCTCACCCTCATCTTGCTCTGTGTGGACAAGCTGCTGAAGCTCAGCCCGGAGGAGCCCAAGGATCTGCAAGCCTGA